Proteins found in one Orcinus orca chromosome 11, mOrcOrc1.1, whole genome shotgun sequence genomic segment:
- the BID gene encoding BH3-interacting domain death agonist isoform X3, with protein sequence MECSICPGLVAGLAAQFSNSSLSEEDRRRCLAAALQQLTQLYPADVDREKTLLLLTMLVAKKVADHSPAVLQNVFHTTVTFINQNLLAYVRNLVQNEMD encoded by the exons ATGGAGTGCAGCATCTGTCCGGGGCTGGTGGCTGGCCTGGCCGCGCAGTTCAGTAACTCGAGCCTGTCGGAGGAG GACAGGAGGCGGTGCCTGGCGGCCGCGCTGCAACAACTCACACAGCTCTACCCTGCGGATGTGGACCGCGAGAAGACCCTGCTCCTGCTGACCATGCTCGTGGCCAAAAAGGTGGCTGACCACTCGCCAGCTGTGCTCCAAAATGTCTTTCACACCACAGTGACCTTCATCAACCAGAACCTTCTCGCCTACGTGAGGAACTTAGTCCAAAAC GAGATGGACTGA
- the BID gene encoding BH3-interacting domain death agonist isoform X1 gives MGHLLQDWSFSASVHGPADWQGVQAPGQGGHRGPGCPAWGHVPTGLSSQVSNGASPQDERTTSLLVFSFLQSCLHSRCRQELEMLGHKLSVRAAHDDELQTDGNWCSHFRLEGAAETDSETREEVVRDIARQLAQIGDRMECSICPGLVAGLAAQFSNSSLSEEDRRRCLAAALQQLTQLYPADVDREKTLLLLTMLVAKKVADHSPAVLQNVFHTTVTFINQNLLAYVRNLVQNEMD, from the exons ATGGGTCACCTTCTGCAGGATTGGAGCTTTTCAGCATCTGTACATGGCCCTGCGGACTGGCAGGGTGTCCAGGCCCCGGGCCAGGGAGGCCATCGCGGGCCCGGCTGCCCGGCCTGGGGCCATGTTCCCACAGGACTCTCCTCTCAGGTCAGCAATGGCGCCAGCCCCCAGGATGAGCGCACCACAAGCCTGCTGGTGTTCAGCTTCCTCCAGAGCTGCCTGCACTCCCGTTGCCGCCAGGAGCTGGAGATGCTGGGCCACAAGCTGTCCGTGCGCGCGGCCCACGACGACGAGCTGCAGACGGATGgcaactggtgcagccacttccGTCTTGAGGGGGCGGCAGAGACAG ACTCTGAGACTCGGGAGGAAGTGGTCCGGGACATCGCCAGGCAGCTCGCCCAGATTGGGGACAGGATGGAGTGCAGCATCTGTCCGGGGCTGGTGGCTGGCCTGGCCGCGCAGTTCAGTAACTCGAGCCTGTCGGAGGAG GACAGGAGGCGGTGCCTGGCGGCCGCGCTGCAACAACTCACACAGCTCTACCCTGCGGATGTGGACCGCGAGAAGACCCTGCTCCTGCTGACCATGCTCGTGGCCAAAAAGGTGGCTGACCACTCGCCAGCTGTGCTCCAAAATGTCTTTCACACCACAGTGACCTTCATCAACCAGAACCTTCTCGCCTACGTGAGGAACTTAGTCCAAAAC GAGATGGACTGA
- the BID gene encoding BH3-interacting domain death agonist isoform X2 yields the protein MDSKVSNGASPQDERTTSLLVFSFLQSCLHSRCRQELEMLGHKLSVRAAHDDELQTDGNWCSHFRLEGAAETDSETREEVVRDIARQLAQIGDRMECSICPGLVAGLAAQFSNSSLSEEDRRRCLAAALQQLTQLYPADVDREKTLLLLTMLVAKKVADHSPAVLQNVFHTTVTFINQNLLAYVRNLVQNEMD from the exons ATGGACTCGAAG GTCAGCAATGGCGCCAGCCCCCAGGATGAGCGCACCACAAGCCTGCTGGTGTTCAGCTTCCTCCAGAGCTGCCTGCACTCCCGTTGCCGCCAGGAGCTGGAGATGCTGGGCCACAAGCTGTCCGTGCGCGCGGCCCACGACGACGAGCTGCAGACGGATGgcaactggtgcagccacttccGTCTTGAGGGGGCGGCAGAGACAG ACTCTGAGACTCGGGAGGAAGTGGTCCGGGACATCGCCAGGCAGCTCGCCCAGATTGGGGACAGGATGGAGTGCAGCATCTGTCCGGGGCTGGTGGCTGGCCTGGCCGCGCAGTTCAGTAACTCGAGCCTGTCGGAGGAG GACAGGAGGCGGTGCCTGGCGGCCGCGCTGCAACAACTCACACAGCTCTACCCTGCGGATGTGGACCGCGAGAAGACCCTGCTCCTGCTGACCATGCTCGTGGCCAAAAAGGTGGCTGACCACTCGCCAGCTGTGCTCCAAAATGTCTTTCACACCACAGTGACCTTCATCAACCAGAACCTTCTCGCCTACGTGAGGAACTTAGTCCAAAAC GAGATGGACTGA